From a region of the Chlorocebus sabaeus isolate Y175 chromosome 23, mChlSab1.0.hap1, whole genome shotgun sequence genome:
- the MGAT1 gene encoding alpha-1,3-mannosyl-glycoprotein 2-beta-N-acetylglucosaminyltransferase, translating to MLKKQSAGLVLWGAILFVAWNALLLLFFWTRPAPGRPPSVSALDDDPASLTREVIRLAQDAEVELERQRGLLQQIGDALWSQRGRVPTAGPPAQPHVPVTPAPAVIPILVIACDRSTVRRCLDKLLHYRPSAELFPIIVSQDCGHEETAQAIASYGSAVTHIRQPDLSSIAVPPDHRKFQGYYKIARHYRWALGQVFHQFRFPAAVVVEDDLEVAPDFFEYFQATYPLLKADPSLWCVSAWNDNGKEQMVDPGKPELLYRTDFFPGLGWLLLAELWAELEPKWPKAFWDDWMRRPEQRKGRACIRPEISRTMTFGRKGVSHGQFFDQHLKFIKLNQQFVHFTQLDLSYLQREAYDRDFLARVYAAPQLQVEKVRTNDRKELGEVRVQYTGRDSFKAFAKALGVMDDLKSGVPRAGYRGIVTFQFRGRRVHLAPPPTWEGYDPSWN from the coding sequence ATGCTGAAGAAGCAGTCTGCAGGGCTTGTGCTGTGGGGCGCTATCCTCTTTGTGGCCTGGAATGCCCTGCTGCTCCTTTTCTTCTGGACACGCCCAGCACCCGGCAGGCCACCCTCAGTCAGTGCTCTGGATGACGACCCCGCCAGCCTCACGCGGGAAGTGATTCGCCTGGCCCAAGACGCCGAGGTGGAGCTGGAGCGCCAGCGTGGGCTGCTGCAGCAGATCGGGGATGCCCTGTGGAGCCAGCGGGGGAGGGTGCCCACAGCGGGCCCTCCCGCCCAGCCGCACGTGCCTGTGACCCCAGCGCCAGCGGTGATTCCCATCCTGGTCATTGCCTGTGACCGCAGCACTGTTCGGCGCTGCCTGGACAAGCTGCTGCACTACCGGCCCTCGGCTGAGCTCTTCCCCATCATCGTCAGCCAGGACTGTGGGCACGAGGAGACGGCGCAGGCCATCGCCTCCTACGGCAGCGCGGTCACGCACATCCGGCAGCCCGACCTGAGCAGCATCGCGGTGCCGCCGGACCACCGCAAGTTCCAGGGCTACTACAAGATCGCGCGGCACTACCGCTGGGCGCTGGGCCAGGTCTTCCACCAGTTTCGCTTCCCCGCGGCCGTGGTGGTGGAGGATGACCTGGAGGTGGCCCCGGACTTCTTCGAGTACTTCCAGGCCACCTATCCGCTGCTGAAGGCCGACCCCTCCCTCTGGTGCGTCTCGGCCTGGAATGACAACGGCAAGGAGCAGATGGTGGACCCCGGCAAGCCCGAGCTGCTCTACCGCACCGACTTCTTTCCCGGCCTGGGCTGGCTGCTGCTGGCCGAGCTCTGGGCCGAGCTGGAGCCCAAGTGGCCGAAGGCCTTCTGGGACGACTGGATGCGCCGGCCGGAGCAGCGGAAGGGCCGGGCCTGCATACGCCCCGAAATCTCCAGAACGATGACCTTTGGCCGCAAGGGTGTGAGCCACGGGCAGTTCTTTGACCAGCACCTCAAGTTCATCAAGCTGAACCAGCAGTTTGTGCACTTCACCCAGCTGGACCTCTCCTACCTGCAGCGGGAGGCCTATGACCGGGACTTCCTCGCCCGCGTCTACGCGGCTCCCCAGCTGCAGGTGGAGAAAGTGAGGACCAATGATCGCAAGGAGCTGGGGGAGGTGCGGGTGCAGTATACCGGCAGGGACAGCTTCAAGGCCTTCGCCAAGGCTCTGGGTGTCATGGATGACCTTAAGTCGGGGGTTCCGAGAGCTGGTTATCGGGGTATTGTCACCTTCCAGTTCCGGGGCCGCCGTGTCCACCTGGCGCCCCCGCCGACGTGGGAGGGCTACGATCCTAGCTGGAATTAG